Proteins encoded by one window of Lycium barbarum isolate Lr01 chromosome 11, ASM1917538v2, whole genome shotgun sequence:
- the LOC132618985 gene encoding tyrosine aminotransferase-like has product MEICSTKSRWNFQGKEEAKKASACTIRSYLNTLNENINKNDTRNVIPLSHGDPSGFPNFRTTKVSEDALIDSLQSGKYNGYPQKSDLLQASRSIAEYLSRDYPYELSPNDVHVTAGAKQAIDVLITALAVPGANILLPRPGYPAYEALATYNRLEMRHYDLLPEQDWEADIDGLEALADDRTVAMVVINPGNPCGNVYKREHLKKIAEAARKLGMLVISDEAYGHLVFGSNPFVPMGVFGEIAPVLTIGSISKRWMVPGWRFGWIVICDPNSILQKHGVVESIKNYLNIGVVPPTLTLGAIIRILVETPEDFYSNTINLLRKAADTCYGGLREIPCFTPYKPQGSMFLMAKLNMSLLEGINNDLEFCTRLAREESVVVLPGEALGLKNWVRVTFAVEISALEDGLGRIRAFCFRNAKQT; this is encoded by the exons ATGGAAATTTGCTCAACAAAATCAAGATGGAATTTTCAAGGAAAAGAAGAAGCAAAGAAAGCATCAGCTTGCACAATAAGAAGCTATCTAAACACCTTAAATGAAAACATCAACAAAAATGATACAAGAAATGTAATCCCACTTAGCCATGGCGATCCTAGTGGATTCCCTAATTTTAGAACAACTAAAGTATCAGAGGATGCTCTAATTGATTCACTTCAATCTGGTAAATACAATGGCTATCCCCAAAAATCTGATCTTCTTCAAGCCtctag GTCAATTGCAGAATATCTATCTCGCGACTATCCATACGAATTGTCACCAAATGATGTTCATGTCACAGCTGGGGCAAAGCAAGCAATAGATGTCCTAATTACAGCTCTTGCTGTACCTGGTGCTAATATTTTGCTTCCTAGACCAGGGTATCCAGCGTATGAAGCACTTGCTACGTATAACCGTCTCGAAATGAGGCACTATGATCTTCTCCCTGAGCAGGATTGGGAGGCTGACATCGATGGGCTTGAAGCCCTAGCAGATGATAGAACTGTTGCCATGGTTGTTATAAACCCTGGTAACCCATGTGGGAATGTGTACAAGCGAGAACATTTGAAGAAG ATTGCAGAGGCTGCAAGGAAGCTTGGAATGCTAGTAATATCAGATGAAGCCTATGGTCATCTAGTGTTTGGTAGTAATCCATTTGTGCCAATGGGTGTCTTTGGAGAAATTGCACCTGTTCTGACAATTGGCTCAATATCAAAGAGATGGATGGTTCCTGGTTGGCGATTTGGTTGGATCGTGATTTGTGATCCCAATAGCATCCTTCAAAAACATGGG GTTGTGGAGTCTATCAAGAACTACCTCAACATCGGTGTTGTACCTCCTACGCTCACTCTG GGTGCTATTATTCGTATTCTTGTTGAAACACCTGAAGATTTCTACTCTAATACCATAAACCTACTGAGAAAAGCAGCAGACACTTGCTATGGTGGTCTAAGGGAGATACCGTGCTTTACTCCATACAAGCCACAAGGATCCATGTTTCTTATG GCAAAACTAAACATGTCACTTCTGGAGGGCATCAACAATGATTTGGAATTCTGCACCAGACTTGCTAGAGAGGAATCTGTAGTTGTTCTACCCG GGGAAGCACTTGGATTGAAGAATTGGGTAAGAGTAACTTTTGCTGTGGAAATTTCAGCTCTTGAGGATGGCCTCGGCAGGATCAGAGCTTTTTGTTTCAGAAATGCTAAACAAACATAA